The DNA segment CACGTCGTCCAGATAGCGCATTCGTTCTAAGTCGAGGTCCAAGATCGTAACCCTTGCGCCAAATCCAGCGGCGATCTTGGCTGCGTTTGTGCCGACGACGCCCCCGCCAATGATAACGACCGATGCGGGCGGCACTCCCGGCACTCCCGACAGCAGCACGCCTTGGCCCTTGTGGTGCTTTTCCAGACAGGCCGCTCCAGCCTGAACGCTCATACGGCCGGCAATCTCGCTCATCGGCGTCAATATCGGCAGTTTCTCGTTCGCATCGGGGATAGTCTCATAGGCGATGCAAATTGCGCCCGATTCGACCATCGCTCGGGTCAAGTCGGCGCTGGCTGCAAAGTGAAAAAACGTGAAGAGCGCTTGGCCGGGACGAATTCGCGGAAACTCTTCTGACAGCGGCTCTTTGACCTTGACGATCAGATCGCTTTGCGCCCAAACTTGGCTCACGTCCGCCAAGGTTGCGCCCGCAGCCGCATACTCGTCATCGGACAATCCGGTCCCGACGCCCGCGCTTTGCTCAACGATGACTTTATGGCCGTCCTGCGTGAGCCGATGAACGCCCGCCGGGGTCATCGCCACGCGATGTTCGTCCTTCTTCACTTCCTTGGGTACGCCGATGACCATCCTTGCCCTCCTATTGCGGCTGAACGCGCATAGATTCCGATTCTACCTGCTGTACGGGCGCCTCGTCGAGTTTGCGAAGCAGCGCAGCGCCGGCCAATACATAGATCGGAATGAAAGCAAAGACCGCCCGCCATCCCAAGCCGGGAGAATATCGATTGAGGGCGTCGGCGACTGGGCCGGCGATCATTGGCGCTACCACTTGTGGCAAAGTCATCGAAATGTGCCAGATCGCCATGTATCGACCGGCTTCGTCTGCCTTGGGCACTAAGTTTGCGGCCAACGCCCAATCGACCGCGGCAAAGGCTCCCCACGCGATTCCGAAAAGAACGCCCAACAGCATCACCGCGCGAAAATCGCTGACCAGCAGAAATGCTATCGCCGCTGCGCAGAGAAGACCGCTGCACATGAAGATAATACTCTTCTTGCTGTGGCGGTCCGCGTTGCGCGCGACCATAAAGGTGCCGATCACGCCTGCGAAGGTTACAATCTCGAATAAAATGAACGCAGACTTAAGATAGCCGTCGCCAAGCCCGATTGAATCGCGCAGGTAGAAGGTGATGAAGTAGACCGCTGTATAGAACCCCGCGTTGAAGAAGAACCGCGAGAGGGTCAGTAGCCGAAAGTTGGGCGCGTCTTTCAGACGGATATCGAACACATGGCGCAGTTTCACCTTGGCATCCGCAGGATTTTTCGGACTCCAGGGCTTCTCCCGCAGCCCACAATGCGTCCAGAGCATCGTGGATAGCAGCACGCCCCCATAAACCCATCCCACAAGCCTCATGCGCGCATCTGCAGACCAATGGGATAGCAGCATCGGCTCCTTGTCAAGGAGCGCGCCGACCAGCGCAAGCCCTAAGCCCGTTCCCAATAGCGTCATCGCCCCCATATAGCTCGACGCAAGCCCATGCCGATGAGGCGGCACGACATCGGGGATGACCGCTTGATAGGGCCCGTTCGCCCAGTTTAGAAAGAACTGAATGGCCGCAAAACAGACCATCAGCTGCCAGAACGAGCCGCTGTAAGTAAAGAGAACGATGAACGGGATGCACCATATCACCCCATGAAAAATGAACGGCCGGCGTCGGCCCCACCGAGACTGGCAACGATCGCTGTAAGGCCCTGCGATCAGTTCGACAACGGTGGAAAACAGCGCGCCGCCAGCCGCCAGCACGCCCAAATAGGCGCCATGAGATTCTTTGGGTATGAACTCGGCAACGCGCTCCTGCAAGACCAGCGTCAACATGCCCGCCCAAAAAAAGCTGACGCCGAACCAGAACACACTGATGGCGATCATGGCCCGCCCGTGATGTTATCCAGATAAGCCCGAACCAGCGAGGCTAAGGGGTTGGCAAAGATCAGCGTCAGGATCGCGCCCAAAGCCATGCTGGGGCCGAATGGAATGGCGCCAACTTGCGGCGGTTCGTCGTCCAGTTCTTCCGACTGTGTTGAGCCAAACGTCCGCTCCAGCCATTCGTCGATGCGTCTCTTGATGGCTCCCGGGAGAAACAGATAGAGCACATCGAGCCACAGCAGGTAGAGGATCGAAAAGAAGAAGAGGGAAGCGATCGATTCGGGAACGTAGGATTCAAGTTCTTCGCTCGTATCTATAGCCGGATGCAAGCGCGCATAGATCATCCCAACAACCCCAAAGACCAATCCGAGCATGACGGCCAAACCAAAGGAGACGACCGCCGCCGGCGCCATCAAACAGGCGCCGATCGCCCTGGCTAGCTTGATGTCGCCGTGTCCCATCGCGTCCTTGCGAAACGCGATCCTCCCCAAGAGGCTGATGAATACAAAGATGCCGGCGCCGACTGTCGCCCCGATCAGCGCATTTGATAAACTTAGGCGCCCCGGTTCGGCCCAATCCCAAGGCGTGGCCAACCTGCTTGCAAATCCGGCGACAAGCAACCCTATGATCAGCGCAGCCGCGTTCAACTCGTCCGGAATAATGAACCAGCGCAGATCGATCATCGAAAGCGCGAGCAGGCATGAGCAAAACGCCGACAGTCCCAAAAACGCAACCCAAGATTCTCCTTGCACCAAATGCAGATGCCAAAACCATGCCCAGATAGCCGCATTGACGATCTCTACCAACAAGTATCGAACGGGGATCGAGGCCCTGCAGTGCCGACAACGGCCTTGCTGAACGAGATAACTCAGAATCGGGAAGAGATCGAGCGCGGTCAGTCGCGTTTTGCAGTTAGGGCAGTGCGACGGCGGATGGACGATGGAGAGCCCGGCCGGCAAGCGATAAATCAGTACATTGAGAAAACTGCCTATTGCCGCCCCGAAGGCGATGCCGAAGACAACGCTCCAGGGCGGCAGCATATGCCGATTATTGGGCTTGGCTCAGGTTGCTGATAACGCTGATCATTGGCAGGAACATCGCAATAACGATGAAACCGACCACGAAGCCCAAAAGTACGATCATCAACGGTTCGATGGCTGCCGTCAAACTGGCCAATTGCGCCTCCACCTCGCCCTCGTAAAAGTCGGCAATCTTGGTCAGCATGTGGTCGAGCGAACCCGATTCCTCGCCGACGCTGACCATATGTACGACCATAGGCGGAAACTGCCGGCTTTTGGCCAACGGATCGGCGATGCGCTCTCCTTCGCGAATTCGCGCGCGGGATTCCATCACTGCTTCGGCAATGATCGAGTTGCCCACGACGCCCGCGACCGTTTCTAACGCTTGTAGGATCGGTACGCCCGAGACTAACAGCGTGCCCATGGTTCGGCTGAATCGCGCCATGACGATCTTGTGGTGCAAAGGGCCGAAAACGGGCATTTTCAGTTTCATACGGTCGACAGTGCGCCTGCCTACGCGAGTGCTGACAAAAAGCCGGTAAGCGACTAGCAGCACCAGCAACGAGATGATCAGCACGTACCAACGATTGGCGACGAAAGCCGAAAGGTCGATCAAGAACTGGGTCATGAACGGCATGTCCTTGACGCCCAGCTCCTTGAACAGGTCGGCAAACTGCGGCACCAGCCACGTTACCAGGAACGTAACGATGCCGATAGCCGCGATCAAAACCAAAGTTGGGTAGGTCAATGCCGACTTGATCTTGCGCCGCAGTTCTACGTCCTTCTCTAAGAAGTGCGCGATGCGCTGAAGCGATTCTTCTAACACGCCGCCGACCTCCCCCGCTCGGATCAGACCGATGATCAGCGGAGAGAACGCCTTCGGGTGTCGAGCCATCGATCGCGACAGGCTCTCGCCCGATTCGACGCGCGCCGACAGATCCATCAAGATCTTGCGCAAGCGAGAATCGCTCGTTTGCTGTTGCAGCACGTCCAAGCAGCGCACCAGCGAAACGCCTGCGTCGAGCATTGTGGAGAATTGCCGCGAGAAGATCGAAAGGTTAGAGAGTTTGACCTTCCCATAGCCGCCAGAGGGCACGCGCTGGCCGCCCTTCTCCTGCGTCATTTCAAGGACGACAAAACCCTCTTCCTGTAACCGCTTCTTGAGTACTTCGCCGTTTTCCGCTTCGGCGCGTCCGCTACGGGTCGCGCCGCTTTCGTCTCGAATGGTGTACGCAAAGGTCGCCATTGCTTATCCTCTCTGAGCGTTCTCGCTCTATAGTCCGCCTGGTCGGCTAGAGCCGGGAGCGGTCGTGCCGGTGGAAGACGGCGCGAGCATCTTCTTCAACTCGTCCGTATTGATGGCGCGGGCCATGACTTCTTCGTAGGTAACGGTGCCGCGCATGTAAAGATCGCGCAGGCACATGTCCATCGTCTGCATTCCAACGTTCGCGCTGGTCTGGATCATGGTGTGAATCTGGTGCGTTTTGTTCTCGCGAATCAGGTTTCTGACGGCGGGAGTGGCGGTCATCACCTCGATGGCGGGCACTCGTCCGGGCTGTCCGGCTCTGGGCAACAGCTGCTGGCTGATAATGGCCTGCAAGTTGTTGGCCAGTTGGATTCGAATCTGTTCCTGTTGGCCGGGCGGGAAAACGTCCACCATTCGGTCGATCGATTCGGCGGCGTTGTTGGTGTGCAGAGTGGCCATGACTAAGTGGCCCGTTTCCGCGGCTGTGATCGCCAATTGTATGGTCTCAAGGTCTCGCATTTCGCCTACGAGGATGACGTCCGGATCCTCTCGAAGGGAAGAGCGGAGTGCGTTTGCGAACGACTTGGTGTCTTGGCCCAGTTCGCGCTGGTTGATAATACTGAACTTGTGGGTGTGCAGGTACTCGATCGGGTCCTCGATCGTAATAATGTGCACCGAACGCTCCGTATTGATCTGGTTGATCATGGCGGCAAGCGAAGTCGATTTGCCGGAACCGGTCGGCCCGGTAACCAGGATCAGGCCTCGAGGCTTTCGGGTCAAATCTTCCAAAATGCCTGGCAAGTGAAGTTCTCGAATGGTGGGGATCCGTTGCGGAATCAATCGAAACGCGGATGCGACCGCGCCCTTGTCTCGATAGACGTTGACGCGGAAACGAGAGACCTTGCCGAGAGCATACGACATGTCCAGTTCCATCGTCGATTCGAACCGCTGAATCTGCTCGTCCGTTAAAATGTCGTAAACCAGACGCTGCGTTTCGGGCGCAGAAGCCTTCTCGTAGTTCAAGCGTATCAACTGCCCGTCCACTCGAATGATCGGCGCTTCGAACGGCACTAGGTGCAGGTCGGACGCGCCCTTTTCGGTTACGATGTAAAGCAGTTCGTCGATATGGATCTCTTCAAGGCGGCGCGCCTGTCCGGCTTGCTGTTGCGCCTCCTCGGTTGTCGTCTGTTGAGCGCCGGGCAGTCCCATGGGCGTCTCCTCCTTGTGCAATTTAGTAGAACCCGGCGGTAAAGACGACCCGCATCACTTCTTCGGGCGTCGTAACCCCTTCGAGCACTTTGACCAATCCGTCTTCTCTCAGCTCTTTCATCCCGTTCGCCTTTGAGGCTTCCTTGATGTCGGCCAAAGGCGCGCGCCGAACGATCAGTTCGGCAATCTCGTTGTTGACGACCATCAGTTCGTAAATCCCAATTCGGCCTCGGAATCCCGTAAAGCGGCACTGGTCGCAACCCGCTCCGCGCCACAGTGTAACCGTGTCGCCCTGTTCCTTTGGATTGAATCCAAAGCGTCTAAGTTCCGCGCCTTGCGCCTGATACGGCTCTCGGCAGTTCGAGCAGATCTTTCGGGCTAGCCTCTGCGCCATGATTCCAATGACGGTCGCTGCGATCAGGTATGGCTCGACGCCCATGTCCACCATACGAAGGGTGGCTGACGGCGCATCGTTGGTGTGAAGCGTGGACAAGACTAAGTGTCCCGTCAGCGATGCTTCGATCGCGATCTCGGCCGTCTCCAGGTCGCGCATCTCGCCGACCATGATAATATCGGGGTCTTGCCGCAAGAAGGCGCGGAGCGCGTTGGCAAAGGTCAATCCGGCCTTTCTGTTCACCTGGACCTGCGAGACGCCTGGAAGCTGATACTCGATCGGGTCCTCGATCGTAAGGATGTTCTTTTCGACCGAGTTCAACTTGTTCAAAACGCTGTACTGGGTGGTGGTCTTGCCGCTTCCCGTCGGTCCGGTCGATAGGCACATTCCGTTTGGCTGGATGACCAGTTCTTCCAATCGGGCTTGCGTGTCGGGCGTAAAGCCGAGCTTGTTCAACCCGAGCAGGACGCTCGTCTTATCCAGAATACGCATAACGATCTTCTCGCCCGCAGGCGTTGGGATCGAGGATACGCGCAAATCGAAGTCTTTGTTCTGATACCGAATCGGTATGCGTCCGTCCTGCGGGATTCGCTTTTCTGCGATGTTCATCTCGGCCATGATCTTGAGGCGCGAGATGAGCGGCGGCTGGACGTACTTGGGCAAGGTGAGCACTTCGTGCAAAACGCCGTCGATTCGGTAGCGAACGCGAACGTTGCGATACGAGGGCTCGACGTGAATATCGCTGGCTCGCTCGTTGATCGCGTTCTGGATGATGGTGTTGGCCACCCGAATGATCGGGCCTTCTTCCGATTGTCGAACGGCATCGTCGTCATCGACGTCGGTATCGCCGCGCGCGCTGTAGGCCGCAATGTCGCCTTTCAGGGCGCTCATCATGTCCATGCCGCGAGCAACGTTGGCCGCGGGAGGCCCGCTCGAATCGCCGCTGTCCCCGCTGCCGGCGCCGTAGGTCTTGCGAATTGCGTCCTCGATCGCGCCGGGAGACGCCATAGCCGGTATCACTTGGCATCGCGAGGCAAGGCGCACTTCGTCAATGGCCAAAACGTCTCGCGGGTCGGCCATCGCTACCCATAGACGATCGCCTTCCTTGCGCACGGGCACGATGTTGTGATGGCGGGCGATGTTCTCCTTGACAATATTGGCGGCAGAGGGATCGACCTGCACGCGATCCAGATCGATGTAGGGAACGTTCAGTTCCGCAGCCTTGGCCTCGTACACGTGCGTCTCCGAGGCGAAGTTGTTGGCGACTATAACCTGCCCAAGGTCTTGATTCGTGCTCTGCTGTATCTTTATCGCTTCATCAAGCTGCTCTCGGGTGATATACCCCTTTTCGACCAGGTACTCCCCCATTGATTTTCGCAGCATGGCCATTCTTCACTCTCCGGCGCACCCTGGTGCCAAGATGCCGATTAGTATAACACAGTTCGGCAAGCGCCGAGCCGTTCCTGTCGATTGTACGAAACATCGTCCGATATTGGTATACTACGTTCAATGCGCGCCCGCGTGTTCCTGCGCGATAGGAGGATTTCGATGACAAGAAACGCCGTATGGACAATTTTGGCATGTTTGGCCGTGATCTGCTCCCATGCCCAGCAGGGCGGTGCCCGGGGGAATCAGAACGACGGACGCACCGACGTTCGCGATGTGTTGGCACAGCTTGAAAAGAAGCACGAAGTTCCAGTCTGGTTCGACGCGACCGTAACGGGTCGAGTCAATCCGAAGGTCGAAGCCGAAGATTTAGAAGGCGCTCTAAACGAAGTAACCCGCCAAGTAGTCGGAATGACCTGGCGAAAAGTCTTCGTCCGAAAAGAACTGGGCGCCCAACCGGACAAGGCGAAGATTCTCGCTGCCGTCCGCAACCTTTTGAGCATCGAGGCGAGCGGATTGATGGTATTGGACACCGCCAATAGCCGTGTGAACTCGTTCATCAAAGACTGGCCGGTCGATTCCGAGTTTGAAAAAGGCCTGGAGAAAATGGAGCCGGCCTACCGAGGCGAACCGATCTACGTTGTGGTCAATCCGCGCGCGGTTTCCGCATTGGCGGCCTCGATGGGGTCGGAAGGCGTGGATCGATACCTTTCCATGCAACAGAACATGCTCGACATGCTAGGGCAAATGACGCCCGAAGAGCGCCAGAAAGCCATGCGAGAGGGCATGAACATGTGGATGAACATGAATCCGGAGCTGCGCGGTCAAATGATGATGGAGGGCATGCGCATGGGCATGGACATGTGGGAAAAGATGCCCGAAAGCGAACGACGCATGATGATGGAACAAGGCATGAGGATGTTCGAACAGTTTATGGGCAATCCTCGCCGACCGTAATGTATCGAAGGGCGGGCATTGCGCCCGCCCTTCGATTTGTCTACTTCACCGTTCTCTCCTTCGCCCTAACAGCCCTAACCCCAGCATCAGCGCAATCATCGATGCCGGCTCGGGCGTTAAATAGGCGCCAGCAACCTCGACCGTGCCCTGATCGTGCGGATAGGTAACCCAATTGGTGTTCAACAGACAGGTTCGAAGCGTAACGCCTTCTTGTCCGACTGGCGACAATCGAGTCGTCGAAATCACGACCTCCGTTCCATACGGAGTGTCTTCTCTGACCCGTAAGAGAAAGTGGCCGACGAACGTAGGCGGCACGTGTTGCATCCCGCCGGCGAACCCGATCTTGAAACCGGCGCCGTGTCCGGTTGCAAGATCGAACGAACTGTCCCATGGACGCAAGCTGTTCGCATAGAGCGTGCCTGCAGCCGCCGTCATGATGCGCAAGTTTGAGTAGTCGAAGTCCGGATGAACACGGGCGTTCATACGAGGGTCGATGCCGTATCGGTGAATCTCCAGATATTGCTCGTTGCTGTCGTCAGGCAGGCTATCGGCAAAGTCCATAAAGAAGTTGCCGATCGTCAACCGTCGGTCTGTGTTGCGAAAGTCCAGGTCGATTCCGAGCGTAACCCGAATGTACTGTCCGGCATCCGCTACGAGAGAGGTGTTCGGGCTGGTCGGCGAATAGGGAGTCGGTTCGGTCAAAGGCGGGGGCTCGTCGTAGGGGCCGGACAAATCCAAAAAAATCCGGGCAACGCCCTGGCCCATGGAAGATGAGATCATGAGTACAACGAACAGCAGTACTGCGAGAATGCGATGCATGATGAAACCTCCTATTGCATCTGAAAGATACATGTTAGTACTCAGATAAACCTCACAATGTTCCCGAGGTTTCCAAATGGCTTGCGTCTCAGGGTATCCTTGTGGTATACGGGCGTCTACCGAGCGCCAGGAGGCCGCAAATCAATGATCGATCGTGAGCAGTTGGTCGAACTCTTCATCAATCTATGCCGCATCAACTCGCCGCCAAGGCAAGAGCGCGAGGTCGTTGACTTCGTCAAGAACTACCTATCGAACCTTGGTCTCTATATCAAAGAAGATCGGGCCGGCGAGGCCGTCGGCGGCAACGCGAACAATGTGATCGCAACGCTGCCCGCCAATCGCTCTGGCGCTCCAAAGATCTTCTTCAGCGCGCACTTCGATACGGTCGAACCCAATCCGAATCTAAGGGTTGTCATCAAGGACGAGATCATCAAGTCGGACGGCACATCTATTCTGGGCTCGGACGACAAATCGGGTATGGCAGCCATTCTCCAGGCCGTGCGGGCTGTCGTGGAGAACGACTTGCCGCATGGCCAAATCCAGTTGCTCTTTTCCATTTGCGAAGAGGTCGGACTGCTGGGCGCGCGCCATCTCGACATGGCTTTGGTAGATAGCGACTACGGATTTGTATTCGACTCTGGATCGCCGGTGGGCACGGTGATCAACTCGGCGCCGACCCATGATTCTATGCGATTCAAAGTGATCGGTCGCCCCGCCCATGCCGGAGTGCAGCCGGAGAAGGGCATCAGCGCGATAAAGATCGCCGCCGATGCGATCAGCCAAATGACGCTCGGCCGAATCGACGAGGAAACCACCGCCAACATTGGCGTCATCGAGGGCGGTACGGCCAACAACATCGTCTGTCCAGAAGTCAACGTGCGCGCCGAGGCCCGGAGCCGCAGCGTCGAAAAGGTCGATGCCCAAACGCGCCATATGATTGATTGCTTTGAGCAGGCAGCGGCTCGAGCGGGCGGACAGGTCGAAGTTCAAAAAGACCGCCACTACACAGGCTATTTGCTGACCGACGACCAGCCTCAAGTCAAGTTGGCGATGGAGGCTATCCGGGATGTCGGGTTGGAGCCAAACTTCCGTCCGACGGGCGGCGGAAGCGACGGCAGCATCTACCTTGATCGCGGCCTTCCGAGCGTCGTGTTGGGCACCCCGATGGAGCACATCCACACGCATCAAGAACAGACCCCCATCGCAGCCCTGGTCAAAAGTTCCGAAATCGCCCTCGCCATCATCCGGCGGGCAGCAGGCGCCTAGCCCCATGGACTGCCGCGATTGCAATCTCTATGAGGACGGGAAGTGCCGCTCGGGCAAGGTCAACCCTGCGCGGAAGGAGGATGCGGCGCTGGCCGTCAAGTTCTTCGGCCCGCGATGTCTCTGCATCATGAACCCGCATAGAGAGCCGATTCTTCAGCGCATGTACGAGCCGTCAACCGAGCCGCTTGAGCTCCCTCAAAGCGAGCCTTGCGACGGCGGTCGCCGGTCGATGTCGCGCGGTCTTGATCTGAGCGTTCGGATAGTGCGATAGGATCGCCTGACGGAAAAGGCTCAGATAGAGTTTGCTCCGAAACATCCCGCCCGACAGCGCCCATACGACCGGTTCGCTTCTGTCGAACCAAGCCTTCGCGCCGCTCATCGCGTCCGATGCCAACTGTTCGACGCCCTCTGCCACAATGCAATAGGCGACCTTGTCCTTGCCGTTTTCAGCCAATTCGCAGACTTTGCACGAGAAAGAGGCAATCTTATGGCGAGGCGTCCTTGCCTGATAGAAAACCGGCACCAAGTCCCGAGGTTCCGCAACGCCAAAGTGATCCAGCGCGGCCTGTAACAGCGCCGTCTTAGGCCCGCGAGCATCCGCAAACCGCACGGCCGCCCGAAATGCCCGGATAGCCGTATCATAAGCGCTTCCTTCGTCGCCCAAGAGACTGCCCCAACCCCCGCACTGACCGACCAGCTCGTTGTCTCGAAAGTAGCCGATGTTCGATCCGGTGCCTGAAATGACCGCGACGCCTTCGGCGTTCAGGCTGCCGGCGATCGCCATGGCCGCGCGCATCTCGTCAAATCGAAACAACTTGGGCTTGGGAGACTGTCGGGTCAGCCAGCCGATGTCGCTTGGCGCTCCGGCGGAAGCGACGCCCACTGCCCGAATTTCGCCCTTTACACCATCCATCGCGTCTGCGACGGCGCTCTTGATGTTGGCCCGAGTTTCCTCAGCGCTCACAAAGTTCGGGTTGGAAGGCCCAGCCTTGCCATATCCCAACAGTTGCCCGGCGTCCGTGATGGCGGCGCACTCCGTCTTCGTGCCGCCTCCTTCTATCCCCAAGATTACGAGATTTGCCATTTCAGTTTAAGCAAGCGTGCGACAAAAGGCCAAAAACAGTGGAAGAGCCGTCCGGAAGGCGCAACTCTACCGCAAGATCGGCGGATCGATCTTCAATACGCCGATAAACGGCAGATTCCTGTACTTCTCTTCGTGATCCAATCCATAACCGACCACAAACCGGTTCGGGATTGAGAACCCTTTATAGTGCACCGGAACATCGACTTTTCGCCGCTCTGGCTTATCCAACAGCGAACAGACCCGCAAGGATGCGGGCTCCCTTGCCATTAATAAGTCAAGCAGATAGCGCAGCGTCAACCCGGTGTCCACAATGTCTTCGACAATCAGCAGATGTCGACCGATGCACTGCGCGTCCAGGTCCTTTAGCAGCCGCACGACGCCCGACGATTCTTGACTGCCCGCATAACTGCTGATGGCCACAAAATCGCAGGTGATCGGCGCATGAACCGCACGGAACAGATCGCTCATGAAGAGCATAGAGCCTTTCAGAACGCCGATGAACACGGTGTCCAATCCGGCGTAGTCCTGCTCGATCTGCTGCCCTAATTCCCGAATGCGGTTCTGGATCGCGTCGGCCGGGATGAGCTCCTCAACCTCGGGAAAGAGTTTTGTCCAGTCTTGCATCGCAGCCACCGCGCTCATATTTGCTTCACTCCCATTCGATCGTCGCCGGCGGCTTGCTCGACAAGTCGTACAAGACGCGGTTGACGCCTTCCACTTCGTTTACTATCCGATCGGCGATTCTCCTCAACAAAGTCCAAGGCAGTTCTGCCGGTTCTGCGGTCATTGCGTCCTCGCTGGTTACGGCCCGCACGACGATGGCGCTTTGATGCGTGCGCTGATCGCCCATGACTCCTACGCTCTGCGTCAAAGGCAATACTGCAAACGATTGCCAAATGCGACCCAGCCATCCGTCTTGCCGAAGTTCGCGCATTACAATGGCGTCGGCCAGGCGCAATCGCTCCAGCTTCTCCGACGTCACTTCGCCTTCTATGCGCACGGCCAAGCCCGGGCCCGGAAAAGGCTGCCTGTGCACGATCGACTCCGGCAGTCCCAACTCCAATGCGACCGATCGAGCCTCGTCTTTGAACAACATCCTCAGCGGTTCGATGGTCTCCAACCGCATCCAAGAGGGCAATCCTCCCACGTTGTGGTGCGTCTTGATCTTGGCCGCGTGAGCCGAGCCGCTTTCGATCACATCGGGGTAAAGAGTGCCTTGCGCCAAGAAGCGACAGTCGCTCACTTCGTCTGCCGTCTCCTCGAAAACGCGCACAAACTCCTCGCCTATGGCTTTGCGTTTCTCCTCGGGGTCCGTAACTCCTGCAAGTCGATCGAGAAATCGATCGCGCGCATCGACCGCTACCAAATGGGCAGGGAAGTAGCTGGTGAAGAGTTCTCGAACCTCCTCGGCCTCGCCCTGCCGCAACAGTCCGTGATCCACAAACACACAGGTCAGCCGGTCCCCGATCGCTCGGTGCACCAACGCGGCGGTCGTACAAGAGTCCACCCCGCCGCTCACGCCGCAGACAACCCTTGCATCGCCCGTTTGTTGCCGAATCGCCTCGACCGTCTCCTCTACAAAGTGCACGGGCGTCCATTCGCCAGAACAGCCGCACACCAGATAGAGAAACTGTCGTATCAGCGCAGATCCAAACGGCGTGTGCGAAACTTCGGGATGAAACTGGACGCCATAGAGCTTTCTCTCAGGATCGCTCATGGCCGCCACCGGCGCGTTGGAAGTAACTGCCGTAGTCCTAAATCCAATAGGCGGGCTCTCGACGCGATCGCCGTGGCTCATCCAACAGGTCAATTCTCGCGCCAAGCCCTCGAACAGCGCATCCTTCTCGGTAATCCGCAACTGAGCGCGGCCATACT comes from the Armatimonadota bacterium genome and includes:
- the hpt gene encoding hypoxanthine phosphoribosyltransferase, encoding MQDWTKLFPEVEELIPADAIQNRIRELGQQIEQDYAGLDTVFIGVLKGSMLFMSDLFRAVHAPITCDFVAISSYAGSQESSGVVRLLKDLDAQCIGRHLLIVEDIVDTGLTLRYLLDLLMAREPASLRVCSLLDKPERRKVDVPVHYKGFSIPNRFVVGYGLDHEEKYRNLPFIGVLKIDPPILR
- a CDS encoding PEP-CTERM sorting domain-containing protein (PEP-CTERM proteins occur, often in large numbers, in the proteomes of bacteria that also encode an exosortase, a predicted intramembrane cysteine proteinase. The presence of a PEP-CTERM domain at a protein's C-terminus predicts cleavage within the sorting domain, followed by covalent anchoring to some some component of the (usually Gram-negative) cell surface. Many PEP-CTERM proteins exhibit an unusual sequence composition that includes large numbers of potential glycosylation sites. Expression of one such protein has been shown restore the ability of a bacterium to form floc, a type of biofilm.): MHRILAVLLFVVLMISSSMGQGVARIFLDLSGPYDEPPPLTEPTPYSPTSPNTSLVADAGQYIRVTLGIDLDFRNTDRRLTIGNFFMDFADSLPDDSNEQYLEIHRYGIDPRMNARVHPDFDYSNLRIMTAAAGTLYANSLRPWDSSFDLATGHGAGFKIGFAGGMQHVPPTFVGHFLLRVREDTPYGTEVVISTTRLSPVGQEGVTLRTCLLNTNWVTYPHDQGTVEVAGAYLTPEPASMIALMLGLGLLGRRRER
- the guaA gene encoding glutamine-hydrolyzing GMP synthase translates to MSSLPTAQRQTILILDFGGQYTQLIARRVREQNVYCEIEPHTLPLDSIRQRNPAGIILSGGPSSVYDPGAPVLHEDLYTLGIPILGICYGLQLMAVQLGGEVVRAEHREYGRAQLRITEKDALFEGLARELTCWMSHGDRVESPPIGFRTTAVTSNAPVAAMSDPERKLYGVQFHPEVSHTPFGSALIRQFLYLVCGCSGEWTPVHFVEETVEAIRQQTGDARVVCGVSGGVDSCTTAALVHRAIGDRLTCVFVDHGLLRQGEAEEVRELFTSYFPAHLVAVDARDRFLDRLAGVTDPEEKRKAIGEEFVRVFEETADEVSDCRFLAQGTLYPDVIESGSAHAAKIKTHHNVGGLPSWMRLETIEPLRMLFKDEARSVALELGLPESIVHRQPFPGPGLAVRIEGEVTSEKLERLRLADAIVMRELRQDGWLGRIWQSFAVLPLTQSVGVMGDQRTHQSAIVVRAVTSEDAMTAEPAELPWTLLRRIADRIVNEVEGVNRVLYDLSSKPPATIEWE
- a CDS encoding M20/M25/M40 family metallo-hydrolase, whose translation is MIDREQLVELFINLCRINSPPRQEREVVDFVKNYLSNLGLYIKEDRAGEAVGGNANNVIATLPANRSGAPKIFFSAHFDTVEPNPNLRVVIKDEIIKSDGTSILGSDDKSGMAAILQAVRAVVENDLPHGQIQLLFSICEEVGLLGARHLDMALVDSDYGFVFDSGSPVGTVINSAPTHDSMRFKVIGRPAHAGVQPEKGISAIKIAADAISQMTLGRIDEETTANIGVIEGGTANNIVCPEVNVRAEARSRSVEKVDAQTRHMIDCFEQAAARAGGQVEVQKDRHYTGYLLTDDQPQVKLAMEAIRDVGLEPNFRPTGGGSDGSIYLDRGLPSVVLGTPMEHIHTHQEQTPIAALVKSSEIALAIIRRAAGA